A single uncultured Methanolobus sp. DNA region contains:
- a CDS encoding IS5 family transposase: protein MDDLTDFALNEEYKRLQAVGDKLAEIESLIDWKSFRPILESMYNNRTASGGRPEADVIVMFKMLVLQQWHGLSDAELERQCIDRISFRKFLGFPEYVPDSTTVWSFRKRISENGKENEIWNEMQNQLNALGLKIKKGMIQDATFIHSNPGHAKADKPRGKDAKTARSKDGTWAKKGGKSHFGYKLHTIIDKDYELIRRFETTTASVHDSQVDLSREGEVVYRDKGYFGAVAKGYAATMQRAVRDHPLEIRDVFRNERISVKRVPCERVYAVTKEVFKAGRVLVTTVERVNVKMLMTAFSFNLHQLRTLKKKGTI from the coding sequence ATGGATGATTTAACTGATTTTGCTTTAAACGAAGAATACAAACGTCTTCAAGCAGTTGGTGACAAGCTTGCTGAAATTGAATCACTTATTGATTGGAAATCTTTTCGACCAATATTAGAATCAATGTACAATAATAGAACAGCTTCAGGCGGGAGGCCTGAAGCTGATGTTATTGTTATGTTCAAAATGCTTGTTTTGCAACAATGGCATGGCCTCTCTGATGCTGAACTCGAAAGACAATGCATTGATAGAATATCCTTTAGGAAATTTCTGGGATTTCCAGAATATGTACCAGACAGTACAACTGTCTGGTCATTCAGAAAGAGGATTTCAGAAAATGGTAAAGAGAACGAAATATGGAATGAAATGCAAAATCAACTTAATGCTCTTGGATTGAAGATCAAAAAAGGAATGATTCAAGATGCCACTTTTATTCATTCCAATCCAGGACACGCTAAAGCCGATAAACCCAGAGGAAAAGATGCTAAAACAGCAAGAAGCAAAGATGGAACATGGGCAAAAAAAGGTGGCAAATCTCACTTTGGATACAAGCTTCATACAATAATTGACAAGGACTATGAATTGATCCGAAGATTTGAAACAACAACTGCATCAGTACATGATTCACAGGTAGACCTCTCCAGAGAAGGTGAAGTTGTTTACAGGGACAAAGGATACTTTGGAGCAGTTGCAAAAGGCTATGCAGCAACAATGCAAAGGGCAGTGAGAGATCATCCATTAGAGATACGGGATGTTTTCAGAAATGAAAGAATTAGTGTGAAAAGAGTTCCGTGTGAAAGAGTATATGCAGTAACAAAAGAAGTATTCAAAGCAGGAAGAGTGCTTGTTACGACTGTGGAAAGGGTGAATGTAAAAATGTTGATGACTGCTTTTTCTTTTAATCTGCACCAATTAAGGACGCTAAAAAAGAAAGGAACAATTTAG